The Bacteroidales bacterium genome segment TTTTTACTTTCACATAAAAAGTAATTGCAGATTTAGAAGGATTATATGACATGTTCGGAAATTCAACCTTCAAACTGTCCATATCTTGAAACATAATAACCGCATTTCCGTTTGAAAGCATAACCCACTGCAATTCTCCGGTTTCAGGAGCTTTCATTACAAGATTAAATTCTAAAATTTCGGTATAAAATCTTACGGTTTCATCTAGGTTTTCAACTCCTAAATTTGCTGTTAATGATTCATATTCTAAAGTTTTATTCATAATATTTTCATTTAAATTTAATATACAAAAATAGATAATTTGTTTAAATTTTGTGATTTAATAATCATTTTATACTAAATCTGACAGACAGGACAGTAATAAACTGTTCCGCCCATATAAGATTCCTTGACAATATTTACCCCGCAAACTTTACAGGGTTCTTTATAAGTCTTAGAAGACAGAATTGTTTTGTATCCTCCGTTTTTTCCGAAAAGATCTGTCTGAGTGTCACGGCCTCCTTTTATAGTCATCTCTTTTAAAGTTGATTTTAATGAATTGAATAAATCGTTCTTCTGATTCTCGGTAAGAGTAGATATTTTTCTTTTAGGATTGATTTTGGAATTGAATAAAATATCTTGTAAAACACCATTTCCAACACCGGGAATTCTTTGTTCTGTAGCAA includes the following:
- a CDS encoding bleomycin resistance family protein: MNKTLEYESLTANLGVENLDETVRFYTEILEFNLVMKAPETGELQWVMLSNGNAVIMFQDMDSLKVEFPNMSYNPSKSAITFYVKVKNMHTLYEKLKGSVYLLGELQRTFYGADEFTIMDNNGYILTITEDK